In Geotalea uraniireducens, the genomic window GCAGATTCTCAAGACTGAACTCTGGCAGCGGTCCGGACACTACGATAACTACCGGGAAAACATGTACTTCACTGAGGTGGAAGGGCAGGGGTACGGCATCAAGCCGATGAACTGTCTTGCCCACATGATGATTTACAAATCGCAACTGCGCAGCTACCGCGATTTGCCGTTGCGTTTTTTTGAGCTTGGAACGGTGCACCGCCATGAGCGGGCAGGGGTTCTTCACGGCTTGTTGCGTGTCCGCGGCTTTACCCAGGACGATGCCCACATTCTCTGCACCCCCGAGCAGCTCGATGCCGAGATCAAGGGCGTTATCTCTTTCGTTAATGATGTAATGGGCATTTTCGGCTTTGACTATGAGATGGAACTGTCAACCCGGCCGGAGAAATCGATCGGCGCCGACGAGGATTGGGAGCGGGCGACAGGTGCACTGCTTGCAGCCCTGAAAGACTCCGGCCGCCCCTTTGAGATCAATGAGGGGGATGGTGCCTTCTACGGACCGAAGATCGACATCAAGCTGCGTGACGCCCTTGACAGAAAATGGCAGTGTGCTACAATCCAGTGCGATTTTACCCTGCCAGAACGGTTTGACCTCTCTTACGTTGCTGCTGACGGTGAGCGGAAACGCCCGGTAATGGTTCATCGCGTTGTTCTGGGAGCGATTGAACGTTTCATTGGTGTCCTCATCGAACATTATGCCGGGAATTTCCCCCTGTGGCTTTCGCCGGTGCAGGCGATTGTGCTTACGGTAACTGACAATCAGATACCATATGCGACCCAGGTTTTTGAGCAGCTCAGAGCAAATGGCGTCAGGGTGCAAAAAGATTGTCGTAACGAAAAGCTTGGTTTCAAGATTCGCGAGGCCCAGCTACAAAAAGTCCCGTACATGCTGGTTATTGGCGACAAGGAAATCGAGACTGGCACGGTAACTCCCCGTTTCCGTGACGGATCGAATCTCCAGTCAATGACTCCTGAAGAATTTATTACTTTTGTCAGTAATGAAGTGAAGCACTTCAAATAGGAGGTGGCGCCATAGCGAAGCCCACAGTAAACATA contains:
- the thrS gene encoding threonine--tRNA ligase, translated to MSNIKVSLPDGSERALAEGSTIKDLAASIGTGLAKAAIAGKINGTLVDLAEPLVDNAAVEIITDKSPEALEIIRHSTSHLMAQAVKELYPDVKVTIGPAIETGFYYDFDVEAAFSPDDLEKIEAKMKELAKADQQIVRQVLTKDDAVKLFKSMGEKYKVELIESIDADTVSLYRQGSFVDLCRGPHLPSTAYCKAFKLTSLAGAYWRGDENNKMLQRVYGTAFADKKELDAYLERLEEAKRRDHRKLGRELDLFSFSDEVGAGLVIWHPKGAMLRTVLEDFERREHLKRGYDIVVGPQILKTELWQRSGHYDNYRENMYFTEVEGQGYGIKPMNCLAHMMIYKSQLRSYRDLPLRFFELGTVHRHERAGVLHGLLRVRGFTQDDAHILCTPEQLDAEIKGVISFVNDVMGIFGFDYEMELSTRPEKSIGADEDWERATGALLAALKDSGRPFEINEGDGAFYGPKIDIKLRDALDRKWQCATIQCDFTLPERFDLSYVAADGERKRPVMVHRVVLGAIERFIGVLIEHYAGNFPLWLSPVQAIVLTVTDNQIPYATQVFEQLRANGVRVQKDCRNEKLGFKIREAQLQKVPYMLVIGDKEIETGTVTPRFRDGSNLQSMTPEEFITFVSNEVKHFK